The following proteins are co-located in the Prionailurus viverrinus isolate Anna chromosome A1, UM_Priviv_1.0, whole genome shotgun sequence genome:
- the LOC125168013 gene encoding olfactory receptor 2T8-like → MKNGNTTSDFILLGLFNHTGAHLFLFAMVLTIAFASLVGNALMILLIHQDARLHTPMYFLLSQLSLMDMMLVSTIVPKMSTNYLTGKMSISPAECGLQIFFLLTLGGGECFLLAAMSYDRYVAVCHPLRYPALMSWQLCLKMTVGSWVLGAADGLMQAAATLSFPFCDAHEINHFFCEAPTLVGLACADTFVFEYVMYVCCVLMLLVPFSLILISYSLILAAVLQMHSREARKKPFATCSSHLSVVGLFYGAAIFTYMQPKSYRSAHHDKVVSVFYTIFTPVLNPLIYSLRNSEVKGALRKCMGQCSALSQG, encoded by the coding sequence atgaaaaatggGAACACCACCTCTGATTTCATTCTCCTAGGACTCTTTAACCACACAGGAGCccatctatttctctttgcaaTGGTTCTCACAATTGCCTTCGCCTCCCTAGTGGGAAATGCCCTCATGATTCTCCTGATTCACCAAGATGCCCGGCTCCACACACCCATGTACTTCCTACTGAGCCAACTCTCCCTCATGGACATGATGCTGGTCTCTACCATTGTGCCCAAAATGTCTACTAACTACTTGACTGGAAAGATGTCCATCTCCCCTGCTGAGTGCGGGTTGCAGATATTCTTCCTTCTAACTTTAGGAGGGGGTGAGTGTTTCCTCTTAGCAGCCATGTCTTATGACCGGTATGTGGCTGTTTGTCACCCACTGCGATACCCAGCCCTCATGAGCTGGCAATTATGCCTGAAAATGACTGTGGGGTCTTGGGTCCTGGGGGCAGCTGATGGGCTCATGCAGGCTGCTGCTACCCTGAGTTTTCCATTTTGCGATGCACATGAGATCAATCATTTCTTCTGTGAGGCCCCTACTCTGGTGGGTTTAGCTTGTGCCGACACGTTTGTCTTTGAGTATGTGATGTACGTATGCTGTGTGTTAATGCTCCTGGtcccattttctctcattctgattTCCTATAGTCTCATCCTTGCTGCAGTTCTCCAGATGCATTCTAGAGAAGCCCGCAAAAAGCCTTTTGCCACCTGCTCCTCACATCTTTCTGTGGTGGGACTCTTTTATGGAGCTGCAATTTTTACCTATATGCAACCCAAATCCTACAGGTCAGCTCACCATGATAAAGTAGTGTCAGTGTTCTATACTATCTTCACCCCTGTACTCAATCCCCTCATCTACAGTCTGAGAAACAGTGAAGTCAAGGGTGCCTTGAGAAAGTGTATGGGTCAGTGTTCTGCCTTAAGTCAGGGTTAA